One genomic segment of Arachis duranensis cultivar V14167 chromosome 4, aradu.V14167.gnm2.J7QH, whole genome shotgun sequence includes these proteins:
- the LOC107485981 gene encoding F-box/kelch-repeat protein At3g23880: MKRKQLGMNDILPWELIDRIFLRVPAKDLFRLRFVSKLWHSLISDRHFAESHYNFHSASSRSLFLVKDYTNACCVPLDTLFDVAAAPPTFKEVSLPSRKMPYSLFCLLGSCRGFLLLEEKPANFLVIWNPLTGSSKTISYSHIASEIQPDDAFRYGFGFDASRDDYLIVLYWHDNYYNEDVYLECFSLRTNSWIDLDAALPKPLGRWKQRKRSDLFLHGAIHWLCCSSEDYIDDDILIFDLKERSFSKISIPKQLVGCYPIYLITVEGCLALYLDDKHKTEIWVMKEYKVSSSWILMYDIPYGNNVPICMSNGSDIIALNYTMRYSKLRFVKYNVIGELLNYSPLPLSEYYYFYRSSCVYTESLLPLPGDIKDRDKKNKTGQECFEQHDVAED; this comes from the exons ATGAAGAGGAAGCAGCTGGGCATGAATGACATCCTCCCTTGGGAGCTCATTGACCGAATCTTTCTAAGGGTACCCGCCAAAGACCTGTTTCGCCTCAGATTCGTTTCAAAACTTTGGCACTCTCTCATTTCCGATCGACACTTTGCGGAATCGCATTACAACTTCCACTCCGCATCTTCCCGTTCGCTCTTCTTGGTAAAAGACTATACTAATGCTTGCTGTGTTCCCTTAGACACGCTATTTGATGTTGCAGCAGCACCACCAACATTCAAAGAGGTATCTCTCCCTTCCAGGAAGATGCCATATTCTCTTTTTTGTCTCCTGGGATCCTGCAGAGGTTTTCTTCTCTTAGAGGAAAAACCAGCTAATTTTCTTGTTATATGGAATCCACTGACCGGATCCAGCAAAACAATATCTTACTCTCATATCGCCTCAGAGATCCAGCCCGATGATGCATTTCGATATGGATTTGGTTTCGATGCATCACGTGATGACTATTTAATAGTTCTATATTGGCATGATAATTATTACAACGAAGACGTATACTTAGAATGCTTTTCGTTGAGAACCAATTCATGGATTGATCTCGATGCAGCACTCCCCAAACCCTTGGGTAGGTGGAAGCAGCGGAAACGTTCTGATTTGTTCTTACATGGTGCTATTCATTGGTTGTGTTGCTCTAGTGAAGATTACATTGATGATGATATTCTTATCTTTGATTTGAAGGAAAGGAGTTTCTCAAAGATATCTATACCAAAACAACTCGTAGGGTGTTACCCCATCTATCTCATCACAGTAGAAGGGTGCCTAGCCTTGTATTTGGATGACAAGCATAAAACTGAGATATGGGTTATGAAAGAATATAAAGTGTCGTCATCTTGGATTTTAATGTATGACATTCCTTATGGTAACAATGTGCCTATATGCATGTCCAATGGAAGtgacattattgcgctaaatTATACTATGCGGTATTCCAAGTTAAGATTTGTCAAATATAACGTCATTGGAGAGCTTCTAAATTATTCTCCTCTACCTCTTTCTGAATATTATTACTTCTATAGAAGTTCCTGTGTATACACAGAGAGTCTCTTGCCATTGCCCGGTGACATTAAGGATAGGGATAAGAAGAACAAAACTG GCCAAGAATGTTTTGAACAACATGATGTTGCCGAAGATTAG
- the LOC110280577 gene encoding F-box protein CPR1-like, with protein sequence MERKHMGMNDILPLELIHRILLRVPAGDLFRLRFISKLWHSLISHPDFAESHYDLNSATSSHSHFFLLKDDTNAWCVQLDTLFDVAAAPTTHKEVSLPSREMPSFSCSLFRTMGSCRGFVLLDKKLDFLVIWNPLTGSSKTISYSHIKVPRYDLIRYGFGFDASRDDYLIVLSWHDDYNQHRLVCFSLRTNSWINLDASLPKYMSRWKYQLFGWFLHGAIHWLCYSRDYIDDGILIFDLKERSFSKISMPQQLVGDYPITFTLTILGGCLALYLYDHDNHKTEIWVMKEYKVPSSWILMYEIPYGNNVPICMSNGSDIIALNYTPRYYWLRFVKYNVSGELLNYSPRPLFESDYFYRSFCVYTESLFPFPGDNKDRDKKNKTGM encoded by the coding sequence atggagaggaagcacATGGGCATGAATGACATCCTCCCTCTGGAGCTCATTCACCGAATCCTTCTAAGGGTACCCGCCGGAGACCTGTTTCGCCTCAGATTCATTTCAAAACTTTGGCACTCTCTCATATCCCATCCAGACTTTGCGGAATCACATTACGACCTCAACTCTGCCACATCTTCCCATTCGCACTTCTTCTTGCTAAAAGATGACACTAATGCTTGGTGTGTTCAGCTCGACACGCTATTTGATGTTGCAGCAGCACCAACAACACACAAAGAGGTATCTCTCCCTTCCAGGGAGATGCCATCATTCTCATGTTCTCTTTTTCGTACCATGGGATCCTGCAGAGGCTTTGTTCTCTTAGACAAAAAACTAGATTTTCTTGTTATATGGAACCCATTGACTGGATCCAGCAAAACAATATCTTACTCTCATATTAAGGTCCCGCGCTATGATCTAATTCGATATGGATTTGGTTTCGATGCATCACGAGATGATTATTTAATAGTTCTATCTTGGCACGATGACTACAACCAACACCGCTTAGTTTGCTTTTCGTTGAGAACCAATTCATGGATTAATCTCGATGCATCACTCCCCAAATACATGAGTAGGTGGAAGTATCAACTTTTTGGGTGGTTCTTACATGGCGCTATTCATTGGTTGTGTTACTCTAGAGATTACATTGATGATGGTATTCTTATCTTTGATTTGAAGGAAAGGAGTTTCTCCAAGATATCTATGCCACAACAACTCGTAGGGGATTATCCCATCACTTTCACTCTCACCATATTAGGAGGGTGCCTAGCCTTGTATTTGTATGACCATGACAACCATAAAACTGAGATATGGGTTATGAAAGAATATAAAGTGCCGTCATCTTGGATTTTAATGTATGAGATTCCTTATGGTAACAATGTGCCTATATGCATGTCCAATGGAAGtgacattattgcgctaaatTATACTCCCCGGTATTACTGGTTAAGATTTGTCAAATATAACGTCAGTGGAGAGCTTCTAAATTATTCTCC